A single genomic interval of Pochonia chlamydosporia 170 chromosome 7, whole genome shotgun sequence harbors:
- a CDS encoding C6 finger domain-containing protein (similar to Metarhizium robertsii ARSEF 23 XP_007819074.2), whose product MVIGYLSTEVIVSGMCLILGPDAETALSGHGATAKSNASSRQGCEECRRRRRKCNEAKPRCGQCSEFDRSCTYPLRLVWSNNRKRRALDDNLSSSNEGRPSASDEVDHLGPDNHELLKVIPRRLPNGIQLPPKYQRLMSYFIDDILASLSCHPSIHQDLRMGLVPVMMASPQLMSACLALSAAGFLSRGISEVDGVNIMSILSHLQTSGLALLRQALGTGQMIETLLATCLIWCLADVFTHRQGMSSWRIHLQGIKALLDGNETHQVSTSPGSIQSAMRHLYQLYLSLQTLPYIPLESAATSTTLSVQLSQNFQWASVASPGIDGFLGYSNELLDILQQIDRLSHGSANLATHSPFEVDILLGKLKGMIIRDMSDTPEVSICSPLSPEYSREFALCHQIFQQATLIHLYRQLYRLPSGSQPIQRAVAAMEEMLSSMIQGQPCHTWVAMAMPLFTLGCEAYTEKQQVFARDKIEKLEECIGSLHVKLIRQAVEEVWKLRRHLGDFEGEICASELLGECLCEISQISANVSAI is encoded by the exons ATGGTTATTGGGTATCTCAGCACTGAAGTTATTGTATCTGGCATGTGCCTTATATTGGGACCGGATGCCGAGACGGCATTGTCGGGCCATGGAGCTACAGCCAAAAGCAACGCCTC ATCTCGACAAGGATGTGAAGAGTGTCGTCGGCGCCGGAGGAAGTGCAATGAGGCAAAACCACGGTGTGGGCAATGTTCGGAATTTGACAGAAGTTGCACATATCCCCTGCGACTTGTTTGGAGCAACAACCGTAAACGCAGAGCCTTAGACGACAATCTGTCTTCATCGAATGAAGGTAGACCATCGGCATCGGATGAGGTCGATCATCTCGGCCCGGATAATCATGAGCTATTAAAAGTGATACCACGGCGACTCCCAAATGGCATACAACTCCCGCCAAAATACCAAAGGCTCATGAGCTACTTTATCGACGACATCCTCGCCTCTCTTTCATGTCACCCATCAATACACCAAGATCTTCGCATGGGGTTGGTGCCCGTGATGATGGCGTCTCCTCAGCTGATGTCAGCATGTCTCGCCTTATCAGCTGCGGGTTTCCTATCTCGTGGCATCTCGGAAGTAGATGGAGTAAACATAATGTCTATTTTGAGTCATTTGCAAACTTCAGGTCTTGCGTTGTTAAGACAAGCCTTAGGAACCGGACAGATGATTGAGACCTTACTGGCAACATGTCtcatttggtgtttggccgACGTTTTTACACACCGACAGGGAATGTCGTCCTGGCGTATTCACTTACAGGGCATAAAAGCTCTTTTGGATGGTAATGAGACTCATCAAGTCTCTACCTCGCCTGGGTCCATCCAATCCGCTATGAGACACCTCTACCAGCTGTACTTGTCTCTTCAGACCCTTCCGTACATTCCGCTGGAATCTGCCGCTACTTCAACGACATTAAGTGTTCAGCTATCTCAAAACTTTCAGTGGGCATCAGTTGCAAGCCCGGGGATAGATGGATTCTTGGGCTATAGCAATGAGCTGCTGGATATTTTGCAACAAATCGATCGTCTTTCCCATGGTAGCGCTAACCTTGCTACTCACTCACCCTTTGAAGTCGACATCCTGCTCGGTAAACTCAAAGGCATGATAATTCGAGATATGAGCGACACACCAGAAGTCTCGATATGCTCGCCATTATCTCCAGAATATAGCCGCGAGTTCGCACTCTGCCACCAAATTTTCCAGCAAGCAACACTCATTCACCTCTACAGACAACTATACCGCCTACCATCGGGTTCTCAGCCCATACAACGCGCCGTGGCAGCAATGGAAGAAATGCTTAGTAGCATGATTCAGGGACAGCCCTGCCACACTTGGGTCGCTATGGCGATGCCTCTGTTCACATTAGGATGCGAGGCCTACACCGAGAAGCAGCAGGTCTTTGCGAGGGACAAGATTGAGAAATTGGAGGAATGCATTGGCTCACTGCATGTTAAACTTATTCGGCAAGCGGTAGAAGAAGTGTGGAAGCTCAGGCGGCATCTGGGGGATTTTGAAGGCGAGATATGCGCCAGCGAATTACTTGGTGAGTGCCTTTGTGAAATATCTCAAATTTCTGCTAACGTTTCGGCGATTTAG
- a CDS encoding purine-cytosine permease (similar to Neosartorya fischeri NRRL 181 XP_001260475.1), protein MDENREDIERRGSVYVDETVFSKTASDAATPHDASNDYDTSTLYGKLQRLAGKFKVEQRGIERVPEDERNDNSYWNIGTMWLAANLVVPSFTIGVLGQPLYQIGFVDGALVIIFFNLLGSATVCFFSTFGPAFGLRQMVLSRFWFGWWGVKLIAFFNLLAGIGWSAANIIVGAQLLNAIDPRVPGWAGILIIAFCTLIIVFFGYKLVHLYEYWSWIPTFIVFMIVLGVFAHSGDFVNTPMGSGKAEIGKVLSYGSTVFGFGTGYTSLAADYTVYQPSNRPRRNVFLATWLGILPTLLFTELLGAAVATAMTINGGDNVYMQGWGDAGVGGLLRAVLSPPLGGFGSFCLVILALSIVANNCPNIYSVSLTLMVLGRWTRKVPRFVWTVVGSAVYVGIAIPGYSSFEAVLENFMHFIGYWLAIYEGIALTDHFWFKRSFSAYNPEHWDDKDKLPPSFASLASSVIGIAGMVIGMKQTWWVGPAGKAAGGDLGFELGFAFAASSYTVLRTVELKVLKR, encoded by the exons ATGGATGAAAACCGAGAAGATATCGAGAGGCGTGGAAGTGTGTATGTTGATGAGACTGTCTTTTCAAAGACTGCCTCGGATGCTGCCACACCTCATGACGCCTCAAACGATTATGATACTAGTACTCTATACGGAAAATTGCAACGCTTAGCTGGCAAGTTTAAAGTTGAACAGCGAGGTATTGAGCGCGTTCCGGAAGATGAACGAAATGACAACTCCTACTGGAACATTGGGACGATG TGGCTTGCTGCCAATCTCGTCGTTCCCTCATTCACAATCGGCGTTCTCGGTCAGCCCCTCTACCAAATTGGCTTTGTAGATGGTGCGCTagtcatcatcttcttcaacctcctCGGATCGGCGACGGTGTGCTTCTTTTCCACCTTTGGTCCAGCGTTTGGTCTCAGACAGATGGTTCTGTCACGTTTCTGGTTTGGATGGTGGGGAGTAAAGCTGA TTGCATTCTTCAACCTTCTTGCCGGGATAGGCTGGTCcgcagccaacatcatcgttGGTGCACAGcttctcaacgccatcgATCCACGAGTCCCAGGCTGGGCGGGCATTCTCATCATTGCCTTTTGCACCTTGATCATCGTTTTCTTCGGCTACAAACTCGTTCACTTATACGAGTACTGGAGTTGGATTCCGACTTTTATTGTCTTCATGATCGTTCTTGGTGTATTCGCGCACTCCGGTGACTTTGTCAATACACCTATGGGTTCGGGCAAGGCCGAGATTGGGAAAGTTCTATCCTATGGCTCAACAGTGTTCGGTTTCGGAACTGGGTACACCAGTCTGGCTGCCGATTATACTGTGTATCAACCAAGTAACCGCCCGCGAAGGAACGTGTTTCTCGCTACGTGGTTGGGTATTCTACCTACTCTCCTGTTCACGGAGCTTCTAGGTGCAGCAGTGGCAACAGCTATGACTATCAACGGCGGCGACAACGTATACATGCAGGGCTGGGGAGACGCCGGCGTCGGGGGTCTTCTCCGTGCAGTCCTTTCCCCCCCGTTGGGTGGCTTCGGAAGCTTCTGCCTCGTCATTCTCGCCTTGTCAATCGTGGCCAACAACTGTCCCAACATCTACTCTGTGTCATTGACGCTCATGGTCCTCGGGCGCTGGACTCGCAAGGTGCCTCGCTTTGTCTGGACTGTCGTCGGGTCCGCAGTCTatgttggcattgccatTCCTGGATATAGCAGTTTTGAAGCCGTGCTCGAGAACTTCATGCACTTCATCGGCTACTGGCTTGCGATTTACGAGGGCATTGCACTGACCGACCACTTCTGGTTCAAGCGCAGCTTTTCTGCGTACAATCCTGAACACTgggatgacaaggacaagctgCCTCCTAGTTTCGCTTCTTTGGCATCCTCTGTGATTGGCATTGCAGGAATGGTCATTGGTATGAAACAGACTTGGTGGGTTGGGCCTGCTGGGAAGGCTGCAGGTGGTGATTTAGGATTCGAGCTGGGTTTCGCTTTTGCCGCATCGTCTTATACTGTTCTGAGAACTGTAGAGCTCAAGGTTCTCAAGAGATAA
- a CDS encoding amidase family protein (similar to Cordyceps militaris CM01 XP_006674572.1) codes for MEIDLLRATAADLHDLLNSGQLTSLELVQQCHRQILRHNDRLKALITITPSEYLEDVATKMDQERQRGCIRSPLHGIPFVVKNAFNTTEDMKLQTTNGGWAFEDCRPPHTAKVITQAIDAGMILMGKANLSQFGNWKASNMPGGWSARGGQTQSAYVRGGVIDDGIYGHSNPSGSSTGSAVAVSAGFAPVSIGSDFNGSLTNPAIRASLYTIRVTPGIVSEAGGFPFSVDRDSVDPMANGVEDLVNFLNIIADKSHPRVPSQGYGTEKRLGWGDLTIATLDPRKWYLSEQVQKPQPGALDQIIRETLEAYEKLKSLAHRVIGPVELMTDDVLSATNEDMMKIIISSLSELIAFNQQHRDIELPAAEYPHQDKLEQSVEFCNSLSKEGYARLDRAVTAAGLENSIDKVLRENHADLIIAPADSFVPDVTAFAKYPSVTLPLGYLDWNGDHLDC; via the exons ATGGAGATCGATTTATTGCGAGCCACTGCCGCTGACCTCCACGACCTTCTCAACTCGGGACAACTTaccagccttgagcttgtgcAGCAGTGTCATCGTCAGATACTTCGTCATAACGACAGGTTGAAAGCTTTGATCACCATAACCCCGTCAGAGTATCTAGAAGATGTGGCAACGAAAATGGATCAGGAGAGACAGAGAGGCTGTATTCGTAGTCCTTTGCATGGAATTCCATTTGTTGTGAAG AACGCGTTCAACACAACTGAAGACATGAAACTGCAAACTACAAATGGTGGTTGGGCATTCGAAGACTGCCGTCCTCCTCACACGGCCAAGGTTATTACGCAAGCCATTGACGCTGGAATGATCCTCATGGGGAAGGCAAATTTATCA CAATTCGGTAATTGGAA AGCCTCGAATATGCCAGGCGGTTGGTCTGCTCGAGGTGGTCAGACTCAGTCAGCGTATGTGCGAGGTGGCGTTATCGACGACGGCATCTACGGCCACTCT AATCCATCCGGATCATCCACAGGCTCCGCAGTGGCAGTGAGCGCAGGGTTTGCACCAGTATCCATAGGCTCAGACTTCAACGGTTCCTTGACGAATCCAGCCATACGGGCTTCTCTCTACACTATCCGCGTGACTCCCGGCATAGTCTCTGAAGCTGGTGGGTTCCCCTTTTCCGTAGACCGTGACAGTGTTGACCCAATGGcgaatggtgttgaagatTTGGTGAACTTCTTGAATATCATTGCAGATAAATCACACCCACGAGTTCCGAGTCAAGGATATGGAACTGAAAAACGGCTAGGCTGGGGTGATTTAACAATTGCCACGCTTGATCCTCGCAAATGGTATTTATCCGAACAGGTGCAGAAGCCTCAGCCAGGAGCCCTCGATCAGATT ATCCGAGAAACTTTAGAAGCATATGAAAAGCTGAAAAGTCTTGCACATCGGGTCATTGGCCCAGTAGAGCTCATGACGGATGATGTACTATCCGCTACAAATGAGGATATGATGAAAATAATAA TTTCGTCGCTGTCTGAGCTCATTGCTTTCAATCAACAACATCGGGACATTGAACTGCCTGCCG CAGAGTACCCTCACCAAGACAAACTCGAACAAAGCGTGGAGTTTTGCAATTCACTTTCCAAAGAGGGGTATGCTCGACTCGACCGCGCAGTGACGGCGGCAGGGCTAGAGAACAGCATTGATAAGGTGCTGAGAGAAAATCACGCCGATCTTATCATCGCACCTGCGGATAGCTTTGTGCCAGACGTGACTGCGTTTGCTA AGTATCCATCTGTGACACTCCCGCTGGGCTACCTTGACTGGAACGGTGACCATTTGGACTGCTAG
- a CDS encoding metallo-hydrolase/oxidoreductase (similar to Glarea lozoyensis ATCC 20868 XP_008081360.1), whose translation MAHPGPPTNIPHSENVVSLSIIDTTSTIAAPAKSFVKPVLKGHEVWKVPAYAFLITNRQQNRTILFDLGVRKDWDNLAPALFKRLKANGFDVETKKGVREILDEEGIDTSADNIEAIIWSHGHFDHTGDPSTFDSGTALVIGPGIKQNLMPGYPTNQNSSLLDSDFEGREVREVNFDEAKLQIGRFTAFDYFDDGSFYLLNAPGHAHGHMCALARLTSNPASFVFLGGDAAHHGGEIRPSERMPFPDTLASLVGNGGTFCPGDLCSKLSEECNDTTPIYRPTEAGSHLDAPTARETVGKLQDLDALENVFVVLAHDTSLLDIVDFFPKTTEGFGEKGWKGKARWAFLKDFQEIAEG comes from the coding sequence ATGGCGCATCCCGGGCCCCCCACAAACATCCCACATTCAGAGAATGTTGTATCTCTGTCCATCATCGACACAACGTCCACTATAGCCGCGCCCGCAAAGTCCTTCGTAAAGCCTGTGCTCAAGGGCCATGAAGTCTGGAAAGTGCCCGCCTACGCCTTTCTAATCACGAACAGGCAGCAGAACCGCACAATTCTCTTCGACTTGGGTGTACGCAAAGACTGGGACAACCTGGCGCCAGCATTATTCAAGCGCCTCAAAGCAAATGGTTTCGATGTAGAAACCAAAAAAGGCGTTCGTGAGATCttggacgaagaaggaatTGATACTTCAGCGGACAACATTGAGGCGATAATTTGGAGCCACGGGCATTTCGACCATACTGGGGATCCATCTACATTCGACTCCGGCACAGCACTGGTCATTGGGCCAGGAATCAAGCAGAATCTCATGCCTGGATACCCTACCAACCAGAACAGCAGCTTGCTGGATTCCGACTTTGAGGGCCGAGAAGTGCGGGaagtcaactttgacgaaGCGAAACTGCAGATTGGCCGATTCACAGCCTTTGACTACTTTGACGACGGCAGCTTCTACCTGCTTAATGCGCCGGGCCATGCTCACGGACATATGTGCGCTTTGGCTCGTCTGACTAGCAACCCTGCTTCGTTTGTTTTTCTGGGTGGCGATGCGGCACATCATGGTGGTGAAATCAGGCCGAGCGAGAGGATGCCATTTCCTGATACACTGGCTTCCTTGGTTGGGAATGGTGGTACATTTTGTCCGGGCGACTTGTGCTCGAAGCTGTCTGAGGAATGTAATGATACCACGCCGATTTACCGGCCGACGGAAGCAGGGAGTCACTTGGATGCTCCGACTGCGAGAGAAACTGTCGGGAAGTTGCAGGACCTTGATGCGCTGGAGAATGTGTTTGTTGTTCTGGCTCATGATACTAGCTTGTTGGATATTGTGGACTTCTTCCCAAAGACGACTGAGGGGTTTGGGGAGAAGGGATGGAAGGGGAAGGCGCGGTGGGCATTTCTGAAGGATTTCCAAGAGATAGCCGAGGGATGA
- a CDS encoding hippurate hydrolase (similar to Capronia coronata CBS 617.96 XP_007723338.1) codes for MPPPTSSPFKAILEKHKPNLDTYESLYRHFHQNPEISTLEHETAAKIASHLKSLSPDLDIRTGIGGTGVIAICKNGAGPTVLLRADIDALPVLEKTGLDYASTKTMKDTHLDNVTKPVMHACGHDMHITCNLAAADTLLRARQEWSGTLIFLFQPAEERACGAQAMVDDGLYDPKKHACPIPDVVLGQHVFPIPPGVVATKSGPILAAADSWRITIYGRGGHGSMPHRCIDALVIAASIVVRLQTIVSREVPPEETAVVTVGSLKAGDTVNVIGDEAVMQVNVRTVSEKWRKVVLDGIKRIVKAECEAGRCPKEPRFEKLNAFPLTSNDATVTEKVGQSFAAHFGDSFETIGTPLSGSEDFQILASAINKPSMFWAWSGSGSDVWENHQKEGTLDELPVNHSPLFAPAIHPTLDTGIDAMVVGALTFVGKK; via the coding sequence ATGCCTCCCCCCACGTCATCACCCTTCAAAGCCATCCTGGAGAAACACAAGCCCAACCTCGACACTTACGAATCCTTATATCGCCATTTCCACCAAAACCCCGAAATCTCAACCCTCGAACACGAAACAGCTGCAAAAATCGCCTCGCACCTCAAATCCCTATCCCCAGACCTAGACATCCGCACTGGAATCGGAGGAACAGGCGTAATCGCCATCTGCAAGAATGGCGCCGGACCAACCGTCCTTCTCCGCGCCGACATCGACGCATTACCTGTCCTTGAAAAGACCGGGCTCGACTACGCATCTACAAAGACCATGAAAGACACACATCTGGACAATGTGACCAAACCGGTCATGCACGCATGCGGCCACGACATGCACATAACCTGCAATCTCGCCGCGGCAGATACTCTCCTCAGAGCCAGACAAGAATGGTCCGGCAcactcatcttcctcttccagcCTGCTGAGGAACGTGCCTGTGGCGCTCAGGCCATGGTCGACGATGGCTTATACGATCCAAAGAAACATGCTTGTCCGATCCCTGACGTCGTTCTTGGCCAGCACGTATTCCCTATCCCACCGGGGGTCGTGGCCACCAAGAGTGGTCCGATTCTAGCAGCTGCTGATAGTTGGAGAATCACCATCTACGGGCGAGGCGGCCATGGAAGCATGCCGCATCGGTGTATCGACGCCCTTGTCATTGCGGCGTCGATCGTGGTGCGGCTTCAAACGATTGTGAGTCGGGAAGTGCCGCCTGAGGAAACTGCTGTCGTGACAGTGGGTAGTTTGAAGGCCGGCGATACTGTCAATGTGATTGGCGATGAGGCCGTCATGCAGGTCAATGTGAGGACTGTGAGCGAGAAATGGAGAAAGGTGGTTCTCGACGGGATAAAGCGCATTGTGAAGGCCGAGTGTGAGGCTGGGAGATGCCCAAAGGAACCCCGTTTTGAGAAGTTGAACGCATTCCCTCTGACTTCGAATGATGCAACTGTCACGGAAAAAGTTGGCCAGTCGTTTGCAGCTCACTTTGGAGATTCATTCGAGACAATTGGGACGCCGTTGTCTGGGAGTGAGGATTTCCAAATTCTGGCGTCGGCAATCAATAAGCCTTCTATGTTTTGGGCATGGAGCGGATCTGGGAGTGATGTTTGGGAGAATCATCAGAAGGAGGGGACGCTGGATGAATTGCCTGTGAATCACTCGCCTCTGTTTGCGCCGGCTATACATCCGACTCTGGACACTGGgattgatgccatggttgtCGGGGCGTTGACGTTTGTGGGTAAAAAGTGA
- a CDS encoding leukotriene A4 hydrolase (similar to Neosartorya fischeri NRRL 181 XP_001260272.1), which yields MGNRDPTTLSNYSAWRTKHTTVNFKLDFDQKFLKGTATLQLESQTDKESREVILDTRFINVQGVNVNSTQTKWELKPHSDPFGAPLHVSVPEGAAKGDVINVAIDLETTAKCTALQWLTPAQTSNKKHPYMFSQCQAINARSIFPCQDTPDVKSTFTFKLTSSLPVVASGVPVGDHTPAVGTEKTYEFEQKVPIPSYLFAVASGDIVAAKIGSRSVVVTGPNELDDCKWELERDMDKFMDVAEKLVFPYKWGEYNVLVLPPSFPYGGMENPIYTFATPTIISGDRQNVDVIAHELSHSWSGNLVSNASWEHFWLNEGWTVYLERRIQSAIHGEAEFDFSSIIGWKALEDSVELFGKDHEYTKLIISHKDVDPEDVYSTIAYEKGFHFLYYLDRLVGREAFDKFIPHYFTKWSGKSLDSFEFRDTFMDFFNGLGDEAIKQKIATIDWEGRFYTPGLPPKPDFDLRMVTACYELATKWQDASFEPKPEDVSSFTANQKIVFLDKLQESGPLSSERAQQLGKIYDFITSKNVELKSSYYRVALDANDPTCVYGVAELLGSVGRMKFVRPLFRGLNKVNRELALETFAKNKEFYHPICKGMVEKDLGIQG from the exons ATGGGCAATCGCGATCCCACCACCCTCTCCAACTACTCTGCCTGGCGCACCAAGCACACCAccgtcaacttcaagctAGATTTTGACCAAAAATTCCTCAAGGGCACTGCTACGCTGCAACTTGAAAGCCAAACGGACAAGGAGAGCAGGGAAGTCATCCTCGACACCAGGTTCATCAACGTTCAGGGCGTCAATGTCAATTCCACGCAGACCAAGTGGGAGTTGAAGCCTCACAGTGACCCCTTTGGCGCTCCTCTCCACGTTTCTGTTCCCGAGGGCGCTGCCAAGGGAGACGTCATCAACGTTGCTATTGATCTGGAGACGACGGCCAAGTGCACCGCGTTGCAATGGTTGACTCCTGCGCAAACGTCCAACAAGAAGCATCCGTACATGTTCTCGCAATGCCAGGCTATTAATGCGAGATCCATCTTTCCCTGCCAGGATACTCCTGATGTCAAGTCGACTTTTACCTTTAAGTTGACTTCTTCGTTGCCCGTCGTGGCTAGTGGTGTTCCGGTTGGGGATCACACGCCCGCGGTGGGCACGGAGAAGACGTATGAGTTTGAGCAAAAGGTTCCCATTCCTTCGTACTTGTTTGCCGTGGCTTCTGGTGATATTGTCGCTGCCAAGATTGGATCCAGGAGCGTGGTTGTTACTGGGCCGAATGAGTTGGATGACTGCAAGTGGGAGCTGGAGAGGGATATGGACAAGTTTATGGACGTTGCTGAGAAGCTTGTCTTTCCTTATAAGTGGGGAGAGTACAATGTTCTCGTTCTGCCTCCCAGCTTCCCTTACGGAG GCATGGAGAATCCCATTTACACCTTTGCCACGCCAACCATCATCAGTGGGGACCGCCAGAATGTAGACGTTATCGCCCATGAACTGAGCCACAGTTGGAGCGGTAACCTGGTTTCCAATGCAAGCTGGGAGCACTT CTGGCTCAACGAAGGATGGACCGTCTACCTCGAACGCAGAATCCAGTCTGCCATTCACGGCGAGGCTGAATTCGACTTTTCCTCCATTATTGGCTGGAAAGCCCTTG AGGACTCTGTCGAACTCTTCGGAAAGGACCACGAATACaccaagctcatcatcagccacaaGGACGTCGATCCCGAAGACGTCTACAGCACCATTGCCTACGAAAAGGGCTTCCACTTCCTGTACTACCTCGACAGACTAGTCGGCCGCGAAgcctttgacaagttcatcCCCCACTACTTTACCAAGTGGTCCGGCAAGTCTCTCGACTCTTTCGAGTTCCGTGACACGTTTATGGACTTCTTCAATGGCCTAGGCGACGAGGCTATCAAGCAGAAGATTGCCACGATTGACTGGGAAGGCCGCTTCTACACGCCTGGCCTGCCTCCCAAGCCAGATTTCGACCTAAGAATGGTGACTGCCTGCTACGAATTAGCCACGAAGTGGCAAGATGCC TCATTCGAACCCAAGCCCGAAGACGTTTCATCCTTCACCGCCAACCAAAAAATCGTCTTCCTAGACAAACTCCAAGAATCTGGGCCCCTCTCCTCGGAGCGAGCCCAGCAGCTAGGCAAGATCTACGACTTCATCACTTCCAAGAACGTGGAGCTCAAGTCATCCTACTACCGCGTCGCCCTGGACGCCAACGACCCAACCTGCGTGTATGGCGTCGCAGAGCTACTCGGCTCCGTTGGCCGCATGAAGTTTGTGCGTCCTTTGTTCAGAGGCTTGAACAAGGTGAATCGTGAGTTGGCCCTCGAGACAtttgccaagaacaaggagttTTATCACCCCATCTGTAAGGGAATGGTTGAGAAGGATCTAGGCATTCAGGGATAG